From Chryseobacterium tructae, one genomic window encodes:
- a CDS encoding acyltransferase: MKVGKNFNMPDKIYFGTEPYLIEIGHDVNIAAGVRFVNHGGTTTLLRKLPGYEDARIMGRIKIGNNCTIGINCVITQDVQIGNNCILGANSVLSQSMPDNTVFIGNPAQFLCTIEDYGDIVLKNNPDYPRELEKDRKKLDEYIKANLPHKYKKARRIK, encoded by the coding sequence ATGAAAGTAGGGAAAAATTTCAATATGCCTGACAAAATTTATTTTGGTACAGAGCCTTATCTTATTGAAATTGGTCATGATGTCAATATAGCTGCCGGAGTAAGATTCGTTAACCATGGTGGTACAACTACTCTTCTGAGAAAACTTCCCGGATATGAGGATGCCAGAATTATGGGTCGAATTAAAATCGGAAATAATTGTACCATAGGAATCAACTGTGTTATTACGCAGGATGTACAGATTGGGAACAACTGCATCCTTGGAGCAAACTCTGTTTTATCTCAATCGATGCCTGATAATACTGTATTTATCGGCAATCCCGCTCAGTTTCTTTGTACCATTGAGGATTATGGTGATATTGTTTTGAAAAATAATCCTGATTACCCAAGAGAGCTTGAAAAAGACCGTAAAAAGCTTGATGAATATATCAAAGCAAACCTTCCTCATAAATACAAGAAAGCAAGAAGGATCAAATAA
- a CDS encoding glycosyltransferase family 2 protein yields MKFSVLIAHYNNAALFRDCYDSLTKQTYPDWEAVVVDDASSENEREQVKALIAGDERFKFFENEKNSGVGVTKSRLIELATGEICGFVDPDDAILPTAIEKAIQIFKNKKKVVLTYSRFMGCDKDLKPITPFKSAMQVRNGDPYFFNYPNQINHFVTFRKDVYEKTEKMNTELRIAEDQDLYLKMYEKGDVYFIEDTNYLYRAHSGGISQNDNKGKSYDYFAQVVLATMKRRNLTSINGKKIPEKYTTHQEIFALLEYQHGIWYRIKKNIVITLQKLFR; encoded by the coding sequence ATGAAGTTTTCCGTACTTATTGCTCATTACAATAATGCCGCGTTGTTTAGGGACTGTTACGATTCCCTTACAAAACAAACCTACCCAGATTGGGAAGCTGTTGTAGTAGATGATGCATCTTCAGAAAATGAAAGAGAACAAGTAAAAGCTCTTATTGCAGGAGATGAAAGATTCAAGTTTTTTGAAAATGAAAAAAACAGCGGTGTCGGTGTTACCAAAAGCAGACTTATAGAATTGGCTACCGGAGAAATCTGTGGTTTTGTAGACCCTGATGATGCCATACTTCCTACAGCTATCGAAAAGGCAATACAGATTTTTAAAAATAAAAAAAAAGTAGTCCTTACTTATTCCCGTTTTATGGGATGTGACAAGGATCTGAAACCTATTACCCCTTTTAAATCTGCCATGCAGGTAAGGAATGGGGACCCTTATTTCTTTAATTATCCCAATCAGATCAATCATTTTGTAACGTTCAGAAAGGATGTTTATGAAAAAACAGAAAAGATGAATACGGAATTAAGGATTGCAGAAGATCAGGATCTGTACCTCAAAATGTATGAAAAAGGTGATGTTTATTTTATAGAGGATACCAATTATCTTTACAGAGCCCATTCCGGAGGTATTTCTCAAAACGACAACAAAGGAAAATCGTATGATTACTTTGCTCAGGTTGTTTTGGCAACTATGAAGAGAAGAAACCTCACCAGCATCAATGGGAAAAAGATTCCGGAAAAATACACCACTCATCAGGAGATTTTCGCATTGTTGGAATATCAGCATGGAATTTGGTACAGGATAAAGAAAAATATAGTCATTACATTACAAAAACTTTTCAGATAA
- a CDS encoding HAD-IIIC family phosphatase, with protein sequence MYKTFSELKKELRKDSKELKKIKIALLGDTATQFLNVALKGTAIGEGFEFDIFEADFGQISRQILDPTSEYYEFNAHYTIIFESSHKLLAQYYKSYDPQVCFAENKLAYVTELYQTIQERSKSRVIYCNFPSINNQVFGNFSNKVESSFVFQQNKLNYLLSAEIAFKNDNFFIADLVSIQNKWGRDFMFSPNIYVNTEMVLSLDILPIVAHHITGIISSLEGKFKKCLILDLDNTTWGGIIGDDGLEKIQIGSFGIGKAFTEFQYWVKALQQRGIILAVCSKNDEDKAKEPFEKHPDMVLKLEDIAVFVANWENKADNIRKIQGILNIGLDSMVFLDDNPFERNIVRENLPEVCVPELPEDPAEYLEYLYSLNLFETASFSENDTERTKQYQVEAQRAVDVERFTNVEDFLKSLHMVSDVQAFNNFSKPRVSQLTQRSNQFNLRTVRYTEQDVEELMNSDTHYTISFTLEDKYGDNGLICVIVLEKKDQETLFIDTWLMSCRVLKRGMEDFTLNTIIDTARKNGYKYVEGEFIPTAKNQMVMNHYEGLGFTEKDERWVLDVEKYENKQVYINHKL encoded by the coding sequence ATGTATAAAACATTTTCGGAGCTTAAAAAAGAACTTCGTAAAGATTCCAAAGAATTAAAAAAAATAAAGATTGCCCTGTTGGGTGATACGGCAACTCAATTCCTGAATGTTGCTTTAAAAGGAACAGCAATAGGCGAAGGTTTTGAGTTTGATATTTTTGAGGCTGATTTCGGTCAGATCTCCCGCCAGATTCTGGATCCAACATCTGAATACTATGAGTTCAATGCTCATTATACGATTATTTTTGAATCCTCGCATAAGTTGTTGGCTCAATATTACAAATCATATGATCCACAGGTTTGTTTTGCAGAAAATAAGCTTGCTTATGTGACAGAGTTATATCAAACGATACAGGAACGAAGCAAAAGCAGGGTAATCTACTGTAATTTTCCATCGATCAATAATCAGGTTTTTGGAAACTTTTCCAATAAGGTAGAATCTTCATTCGTTTTCCAGCAGAATAAACTTAATTATCTTCTTTCGGCAGAAATTGCTTTTAAAAATGATAATTTTTTTATTGCTGATCTGGTTTCCATTCAGAATAAATGGGGAAGAGATTTTATGTTTTCTCCTAATATCTATGTGAATACGGAAATGGTGCTGTCTCTTGATATACTACCTATTGTAGCTCATCATATTACCGGAATTATTTCATCACTGGAAGGAAAATTTAAGAAATGTCTGATTCTTGATCTGGATAATACTACCTGGGGTGGGATTATTGGTGATGATGGTCTTGAAAAAATACAGATCGGAAGTTTTGGGATCGGAAAAGCATTTACAGAATTTCAATATTGGGTGAAGGCGCTTCAGCAAAGAGGAATAATCCTTGCGGTCTGCAGTAAAAATGATGAAGATAAAGCCAAAGAACCTTTCGAGAAACACCCTGATATGGTTCTAAAGCTTGAAGATATTGCTGTTTTTGTAGCCAATTGGGAGAATAAGGCGGATAACATCAGGAAAATTCAGGGAATTTTGAATATAGGATTAGATTCTATGGTGTTCCTGGATGATAATCCGTTTGAAAGGAATATTGTAAGAGAAAACCTGCCTGAGGTTTGTGTTCCGGAACTTCCGGAAGATCCGGCAGAATATCTGGAATACCTTTACAGCTTAAATCTTTTCGAAACAGCAAGCTTTTCAGAAAATGATACTGAAAGAACGAAACAGTATCAGGTAGAAGCTCAAAGGGCTGTTGATGTAGAGCGATTCACCAACGTTGAAGATTTTCTAAAGAGTCTTCATATGGTTTCTGATGTTCAGGCATTCAACAATTTTTCAAAACCGAGGGTTTCACAATTGACACAACGTTCTAATCAGTTTAATCTGAGAACAGTACGGTATACAGAACAGGATGTTGAAGAATTGATGAATTCAGATACTCATTATACCATTTCTTTTACTCTTGAAGATAAGTATGGTGATAATGGACTGATCTGTGTAATTGTTCTTGAAAAGAAAGATCAGGAAACGCTCTTCATAGATACATGGCTAATGAGCTGCCGTGTTCTGAAAAGAGGAATGGAAGACTTTACTTTAAATACAATCATAGATACAGCCCGTAAAAATGGATATAAATATGTAGAAGGAGAGTTTATTCCAACGGCTAAAAACCAAATGGTGATGAACCATTATGAAGGACTGGGTTTCACTGAAAAAGATGAACGATGGGTACTGGATGTAGAGAAATACGAAAACAAACAAGTATATATAAATCATAAACTATAA
- a CDS encoding glycosyltransferase translates to MKKKILIRIGSLRHGGAEKVLVNFLKNLPEDKYEVDLLINLYTGMYIKEVPSWVNLHYLLKGEMITTNKPHEIPVKAFRVLYQKMFLWFPFLLYTFVLKNKKYDVEIAAIHGMYKELLSSPQKDSKKIIWIQNDIFNLKEYTPDVIRQLFKFDRILVISNKLKEEMQKLAHDDREKQAVVKIFNPIDSQDTLQKAEIEINDYPFSKDLPTFVTIGTVYPQKGYDRLLDVHKKLMDEGLNHQIIIIGDGFDFENIQTKLHQLGLQETVKMLGFRSNPYPYLKKSDFYVMSSRHEGFPTIIAEALILNKPVVSTDVSGIKDLLQDGKLGIITPNSEDGIYEGMKKFLTNRDLAGQYEKEIAQTDLPFVLDKSVAHLQEIIDHV, encoded by the coding sequence ATGAAAAAAAAGATTCTTATACGCATTGGATCCCTCCGCCATGGTGGTGCAGAAAAAGTTTTAGTAAATTTTCTTAAAAACCTTCCTGAAGACAAATATGAAGTTGATTTATTGATCAATCTCTATACAGGAATGTACATCAAGGAAGTTCCATCATGGGTAAATTTACATTATCTTTTGAAAGGAGAAATGATCACCACCAACAAACCTCATGAAATTCCGGTAAAAGCATTCAGAGTCCTTTATCAGAAAATGTTTCTGTGGTTCCCTTTCCTTCTCTATACATTTGTACTAAAGAATAAAAAATACGACGTAGAAATAGCAGCTATTCATGGAATGTACAAAGAACTGCTATCCAGCCCACAAAAGGATTCTAAAAAAATCATCTGGATTCAGAATGATATTTTTAACCTAAAAGAATATACTCCGGATGTCATCAGACAACTTTTTAAGTTTGACAGAATACTTGTTATCTCCAATAAACTGAAAGAAGAAATGCAGAAGCTGGCACATGATGACCGAGAAAAACAGGCTGTTGTTAAAATATTCAATCCTATCGATTCACAAGACACTCTGCAAAAGGCTGAAATTGAGATTAATGATTATCCCTTTTCTAAAGATCTTCCAACCTTTGTAACCATAGGTACGGTATATCCCCAAAAGGGTTATGATAGGCTTCTGGATGTTCATAAAAAATTAATGGATGAGGGACTGAACCATCAAATCATTATTATCGGTGATGGGTTTGATTTTGAAAATATCCAGACAAAGCTTCATCAACTTGGGCTTCAGGAGACGGTAAAAATGCTTGGCTTTAGAAGCAATCCTTATCCTTATCTTAAAAAATCAGACTTTTATGTAATGTCCTCCCGACATGAAGGATTTCCTACCATTATTGCTGAAGCACTTATTTTGAATAAACCTGTTGTTTCTACTGATGTTTCAGGAATAAAAGATCTGCTTCAGGATGGGAAACTAGGTATTATTACTCCCAATTCAGAAGACGGAATTTATGAAGGAATGAAAAAATTCCTTACCAATAGAGATCTTGCCGGACAATACGAGAAGGAAATAGCACAAACAGATCTACCGTTTGTACTTGACAAATCGGTGGCTCATCTTCAGGAAATTATTGATCATGTATAA
- a CDS encoding 3-oxoacyl-ACP synthase III family protein — protein MIKVSKIEYYLPELVLTNEDLEKEFPEWSSERIQEKVGITQRHISSENETVLDLAVRSSEKIFENYDRNKIDFILFCTQSPDYFLPTTACILQDKLGLRKNIGAMDFNLGCSGFVYGLAFAKGLIAAGIAEHILLVTSETYTKHINPKDKGNRSIFGDASASAIIEKSETGHDYKFCLGTDGSGAENLIVKKGAFRTDFELNSENEFAPENLYMNGPEIFNFTIENIPGLVKETMEVNGLTMEDIDHFVFHQANSFMLNYLRKKTKIPTEKFYIDMEKTGNTVSATIPIALKNMMDKGMLKEGDKVLLAGFGVGYSWGATILEI, from the coding sequence ATGATAAAAGTTTCCAAAATAGAATATTATTTGCCGGAGCTGGTGCTTACCAACGAGGATTTGGAAAAAGAGTTCCCTGAATGGAGTTCCGAAAGAATCCAGGAGAAAGTAGGTATCACACAACGCCACATTTCATCAGAAAACGAAACAGTACTGGATCTTGCCGTGAGATCGTCCGAAAAAATATTTGAGAACTATGACAGAAATAAAATAGACTTTATTCTCTTCTGTACCCAAAGCCCTGATTATTTCCTTCCCACAACAGCCTGTATTTTGCAAGATAAACTTGGTTTGAGAAAGAATATCGGTGCTATGGATTTTAATCTTGGATGTTCAGGATTCGTATATGGATTAGCATTTGCTAAAGGATTGATCGCTGCAGGAATTGCAGAACATATTTTATTGGTTACTTCAGAAACTTATACCAAACATATTAACCCTAAAGATAAAGGAAACCGAAGTATATTCGGGGATGCCTCTGCTTCTGCAATCATTGAAAAATCAGAAACAGGACATGATTATAAATTCTGCCTGGGAACAGACGGTAGTGGCGCTGAAAATCTTATTGTTAAAAAAGGAGCATTCAGAACTGATTTTGAACTGAACTCAGAAAATGAATTTGCACCGGAAAACCTTTATATGAACGGCCCCGAAATCTTCAATTTTACGATTGAAAATATTCCGGGACTGGTAAAAGAAACAATGGAAGTGAATGGATTAACGATGGAAGATATTGATCACTTTGTTTTTCATCAGGCCAACTCGTTCATGCTGAACTATTTGAGAAAAAAGACCAAAATCCCGACAGAAAAGTTCTATATTGATATGGAAAAAACAGGAAATACCGTCTCTGCAACCATTCCAATTGCTCTGAAAAATATGATGGATAAAGGAATGTTGAAAGAAGGAGATAAGGTTTTACTGGCAGGTTTTGGAGTAGGATATTCCTGGGGAGCAACGATATTGGAAATTTAA
- a CDS encoding acyltransferase family protein, with the protein MKISQITFTRFLAAMAIVISHFNKDLFLYKINYISNIFLKANVGVSYFFILSGFIMIVAYHKKNRIEYFDYYRNRFARIYPLYVLGLLLYLVTRYSNFSIYKGFLYLFGLQSWIPGEAMILNFPGWSISVEFLFYLLFPLLYNYFYSKGNKSIWVVTVIIWIMTQVFCSLYVDSSYYKGPHTESHELLYYFPLMHINEFLVGNLAGLFFVKNSGQKNYDVPVIIIFGLILLSLIFLPWFYHNGLMALLFIPLIVLISKNNGVLTKVFSLKPLEYLGEASYAVYITHIPVLYILREVVGKYNFSIDTVFGIYIIVVILTSILFYQCIEKPLRDYLKKVNIR; encoded by the coding sequence ATGAAAATAAGCCAGATTACATTTACCAGATTTCTTGCGGCTATGGCGATTGTTATTTCCCATTTCAATAAAGATCTGTTTTTATATAAAATTAATTATATATCCAATATATTCCTGAAAGCTAATGTAGGAGTGAGCTACTTCTTCATTCTTTCAGGTTTTATTATGATTGTGGCTTATCACAAAAAAAATAGAATCGAATATTTTGATTACTATAGAAATCGGTTCGCCAGAATCTACCCTTTGTATGTATTGGGACTTTTGTTGTATTTGGTAACCCGATATTCCAATTTCAGTATCTATAAAGGTTTTTTGTATTTGTTTGGACTTCAGAGCTGGATTCCCGGTGAGGCGATGATCCTGAATTTTCCCGGGTGGTCTATTTCGGTAGAATTTCTATTTTACCTGTTGTTTCCTTTACTGTATAATTATTTTTATTCCAAAGGAAATAAAAGTATTTGGGTAGTAACGGTTATTATCTGGATCATGACCCAGGTATTTTGCAGCCTTTATGTAGATTCTTCTTATTATAAAGGGCCACATACAGAAAGCCACGAGTTATTGTACTACTTTCCACTGATGCATATTAATGAATTCCTGGTTGGGAATCTTGCAGGATTATTTTTTGTGAAGAACTCAGGTCAGAAGAATTATGATGTACCGGTAATTATTATCTTCGGGCTCATATTATTGTCATTGATTTTTCTTCCATGGTTTTATCATAACGGATTGATGGCATTACTTTTTATTCCGCTCATTGTTTTAATCTCTAAAAATAACGGAGTTTTGACGAAGGTATTTTCTTTGAAACCTCTGGAATATCTTGGGGAGGCTAGCTATGCTGTATATATTACCCATATTCCTGTTCTTTACATTCTGAGAGAAGTGGTAGGTAAATATAATTTTTCCATTGACACTGTATTCGGGATTTATATAATCGTTGTTATCCTGACTTCTATTTTGTTTTATCAATGTATTGAAAAGCCATTAAGAGATTATCTGAAAAAGGTGAATATCAGATAA
- a CDS encoding glycosyltransferase: MSENKKIQVLFRHRSMEMGGVEKVILSMLNNLNPDKFDITVCLNLNQGELKDEFPKHVKKVYLTEGKESFSQNPLVHKLQLVRRRLKLSKALKDHTVSDHILGNKKFDIEIAPTYAAFSSVINSSNHASKKIGWFHSEINIPGMKPLVPDILKNFPQFDHMIYCSQKIKDIMHLSYPDLQYPAESVVINAIPIEEIKKKAEEKIQDFPQGPVFVSVGRLHTRKGYHKLIDAHKKLIDDGFKHSIVIVGNGEEMKNLTEQIQANNVQNTFMLLGNRMNPYPYIKNADYFILSSESEAWPLVVAEALILQTPIIATDTGDVGVMIRDKETGYLINYDTNEMYEAMKTFLTDTELIAHIRKNLETIEDQFDNQKIFNTVEEIIENLYQK, from the coding sequence ATGTCAGAAAACAAAAAAATACAGGTTCTTTTCAGACACCGTTCTATGGAAATGGGAGGAGTAGAAAAAGTAATATTAAGTATGCTTAACAATCTTAATCCTGATAAGTTTGACATTACGGTTTGCCTCAACCTGAATCAGGGTGAACTGAAGGATGAATTTCCAAAGCATGTAAAAAAAGTGTATCTAACGGAAGGAAAAGAAAGCTTCTCTCAAAATCCTCTTGTTCATAAGCTTCAGCTTGTTCGCCGAAGACTAAAACTTTCAAAGGCATTAAAAGACCATACAGTATCGGATCATATTCTGGGAAATAAAAAATTTGATATCGAGATTGCTCCCACCTATGCCGCCTTCTCATCGGTTATCAATTCCAGCAATCACGCTTCCAAAAAAATAGGATGGTTTCATTCCGAAATCAATATCCCTGGAATGAAGCCTTTGGTTCCGGATATTCTTAAAAACTTTCCACAGTTTGACCACATGATCTATTGTTCTCAAAAGATCAAAGACATTATGCACCTATCTTATCCGGATCTGCAATATCCGGCAGAAAGTGTAGTCATTAATGCGATTCCTATTGAGGAAATCAAAAAGAAAGCAGAAGAAAAAATACAAGATTTTCCACAAGGGCCGGTTTTTGTTTCCGTAGGTCGTCTTCACACCAGAAAAGGGTATCATAAACTTATCGATGCTCACAAAAAACTGATTGATGATGGATTTAAGCACAGTATTGTGATTGTTGGTAACGGTGAAGAGATGAAAAACCTGACAGAACAAATTCAGGCTAATAACGTACAGAATACCTTTATGCTATTGGGCAATAGGATGAATCCTTATCCTTACATAAAGAATGCAGATTACTTCATTCTTTCCTCCGAATCAGAGGCGTGGCCGCTAGTAGTGGCAGAAGCATTGATCCTTCAGACTCCTATTATCGCTACGGATACCGGAGATGTAGGAGTAATGATAAGAGATAAAGAAACCGGATACCTCATCAATTATGACACGAATGAAATGTATGAAGCCATGAAAACATTTCTGACAGATACTGAACTTATCGCTCATATCAGAAAAAACCTGGAAACCATAGAAGATCAATTTGATAATCAGAAGATTTTCAACACCGTTGAAGAGATCATCGAAAATCTTTATCAAAAATAA
- a CDS encoding class I SAM-dependent methyltransferase has product MSEITRVLKTFIGYLKRPDLYPELGRKIIKNTVNRGNAFKGKEKTNSWAAGRAVSQKEAVLKLFGLEIDAFRNDYQDILATAAQREKDCPVKMGGPGALELIYYACEFANAQHVVETGVAYGWSSLASLLSLVKRNGTLYSSDMPYLAQDGDQYVGYVVPETLKGNWKLFRFADRESLPKIFSESATFDVLHYDSDKSYNGRMWAYDELYSHLRKGGVFISDDIGDNSAYQDFCEKNNIETTVVEYEGKYIGVFIK; this is encoded by the coding sequence GTGAGTGAAATAACAAGAGTTCTCAAAACATTTATCGGATATCTGAAAAGACCCGACCTTTATCCGGAACTGGGCCGGAAAATTATTAAAAATACTGTTAACAGAGGCAATGCCTTTAAGGGAAAGGAAAAGACCAATTCCTGGGCAGCTGGAAGAGCAGTATCACAGAAAGAAGCAGTTTTAAAGTTGTTTGGACTTGAAATAGATGCTTTTCGTAATGATTATCAAGATATTTTGGCTACAGCAGCACAAAGAGAAAAGGATTGTCCCGTGAAAATGGGTGGGCCTGGTGCTTTGGAGCTGATCTATTATGCATGTGAGTTTGCTAATGCTCAGCATGTTGTGGAAACAGGAGTTGCATATGGATGGTCTTCATTGGCTTCCCTTTTATCTCTGGTAAAAAGAAACGGAACACTGTATAGTTCAGACATGCCATATCTTGCTCAGGATGGAGACCAATATGTAGGATATGTAGTCCCTGAGACTCTTAAAGGCAATTGGAAATTATTCCGTTTTGCAGATAGAGAATCCTTACCAAAGATCTTTTCTGAAAGTGCTACGTTTGACGTTCTTCACTATGACTCTGACAAGAGTTATAATGGAAGAATGTGGGCTTATGATGAGCTTTACAGCCATTTAAGAAAAGGAGGTGTTTTCATCAGTGATGATATTGGTGATAATTCTGCTTATCAGGATTTCTGTGAAAAGAATAATATAGAGACTACGGTAGTAGAATACGAAGGAAAATACATTGGTGTTTTCATTAAATAG
- a CDS encoding DUF2306 domain-containing protein: MKQFLFVLICILALIIGLYPLIYVFVEHKYTFLGSKSSEVLQNQIWKLAFFLHIFFGGVSLFIGWRQFGNQFRNKHLKLHRIIGKSYVFSVLISSVAAIYMGIYANGGMISSIGFITLGLVWFITTLSAVIQIRKGNVVMHRQLMIYSYACTFAAVTLRLWYPLLKSITQDSDTSYLVVAWLCWLPNLLAAYLINKKIEAS; this comes from the coding sequence ATGAAACAATTCTTATTTGTTCTTATCTGTATTCTTGCATTGATAATAGGGCTGTATCCTTTAATTTATGTTTTCGTTGAACACAAATACACTTTTCTAGGATCTAAATCTTCGGAAGTTCTCCAAAACCAAATCTGGAAACTTGCTTTTTTTTTACACATTTTTTTTGGTGGAGTCTCTCTCTTTATTGGCTGGCGTCAGTTTGGCAATCAGTTTCGAAATAAGCACCTGAAACTTCATCGGATCATCGGGAAATCCTATGTCTTTTCTGTATTGATAAGCTCGGTTGCTGCAATCTATATGGGAATATATGCTAATGGAGGAATGATATCATCCATAGGATTTATCACTCTGGGATTGGTATGGTTCATCACTACGTTGTCGGCAGTTATTCAAATTCGAAAAGGAAATGTGGTGATGCATAGACAACTTATGATTTATAGTTATGCGTGTACCTTTGCTGCGGTAACACTACGACTTTGGTATCCCTTGCTAAAAAGTATTACCCAAGATTCAGATACCTCTTATCTTGTGGTAGCATGGCTATGTTGGCTTCCCAATTTGTTGGCAGCTTATCTTATTAATAAAAAAATTGAAGCCAGTTAA
- a CDS encoding serine acetyltransferase — MPEYTTIQKDFYRESGQWLSTFEIWKKCINPNLHYLYIFRKAQKYQKKTISGLFWKFVLRHYQIKYGFQIYPETQIGEGLYLGHWGALVINPKTKIGKNCNIAQGVTIGQQNRGKNEGYPVIGNEVWIGPNAVIVGNVNIGDNVLIAPNAYVNFDVPENSMVMGNPGKVYPSLEATYGYINNKVL; from the coding sequence ATGCCAGAGTATACAACGATACAGAAAGATTTTTATAGAGAAAGCGGACAATGGCTTTCTACTTTTGAGATTTGGAAAAAATGCATTAATCCTAATCTTCATTATCTCTACATTTTCAGGAAAGCTCAGAAATATCAGAAAAAAACTATTTCGGGGCTATTTTGGAAATTTGTTTTAAGGCATTACCAGATAAAATATGGCTTCCAGATCTATCCTGAAACTCAAATTGGGGAAGGATTGTATCTGGGACATTGGGGAGCCTTGGTCATTAATCCTAAAACTAAAATCGGTAAAAACTGTAATATTGCACAGGGTGTCACTATTGGACAGCAAAACCGGGGGAAAAACGAAGGCTATCCTGTTATCGGAAATGAAGTATGGATAGGCCCTAACGCGGTTATTGTTGGCAATGTGAATATAGGAGATAACGTACTAATTGCTCCCAATGCATACGTCAATTTTGATGTACCCGAAAACTCTATGGTCATGGGAAATCCAGGTAAAGTATATCCTAGCTTAGAAGCCACGTACGGCTACATTAACAACAAAGTTCTTTAA
- a CDS encoding SDR family NAD(P)-dependent oxidoreductase, whose amino-acid sequence MNQFSLKDKIILITGASSGIGRSCSVECSKSGANLILIARNEEELQKTVSMLAQDTQVETIIADIAQCENLEELIAEKVSVLGKVSGFIHCAGVEKTLPLKKHTPQLYHDIFAVNVIAGFEIAKILSLKKYKTETASFVFISSVAGMVGEIGKAAYSSSKGAVISGARSMAMELSRSNIRVNSISPAMVNTPILEKMFENIGEAAAEEILKKHPLGIGKPEDVANACIFLLSDAARWITGSNLVVDGGYSAQ is encoded by the coding sequence ATGAATCAGTTTTCATTAAAAGATAAAATTATTCTTATTACAGGGGCTTCTTCCGGGATCGGGAGAAGCTGTTCTGTAGAATGCAGCAAGAGTGGGGCAAATCTCATCCTTATTGCAAGGAATGAAGAAGAGCTACAGAAAACAGTCTCTATGCTGGCTCAGGATACTCAAGTAGAAACTATCATTGCTGATATTGCTCAGTGTGAGAACCTTGAAGAGCTGATCGCTGAAAAAGTTTCGGTATTGGGTAAGGTCTCAGGCTTTATTCACTGTGCAGGTGTTGAAAAGACATTGCCGCTTAAAAAACATACCCCGCAGCTATATCACGATATTTTTGCCGTGAATGTTATTGCCGGATTTGAAATTGCCAAGATTTTATCCCTTAAAAAATACAAGACCGAAACAGCTAGTTTTGTATTTATTTCTTCCGTAGCAGGTATGGTGGGAGAAATTGGGAAAGCTGCTTATTCTTCCAGTAAAGGAGCTGTTATTTCAGGAGCACGTTCTATGGCTATGGAACTTTCCAGAAGCAATATACGGGTAAATAGTATCAGCCCTGCCATGGTCAATACTCCAATCTTGGAAAAAATGTTTGAAAATATTGGGGAAGCTGCTGCTGAGGAAATCCTTAAAAAGCATCCACTTGGAATCGGAAAACCCGAAGATGTGGCGAATGCTTGTATCTTCCTGCTTTCTGATGCTGCAAGATGGATCACAGGTTCTAATTTGGTAGTAGACGGCGGGTACTCTGCTCAGTAA
- a CDS encoding phosphopantetheine-binding protein, whose amino-acid sequence MKTSVFLEKLQEELEEDETLTLDTNLKALESYDSISLLSVIAFVDENFNKKVDTKHFKDIETVSDLRDLIGKENFED is encoded by the coding sequence ATGAAGACATCCGTTTTTTTGGAAAAATTACAAGAAGAATTAGAAGAAGATGAAACGCTTACATTAGATACGAATCTGAAAGCATTAGAAAGCTATGACTCTATCAGCTTACTTTCCGTTATCGCTTTTGTAGACGAAAATTTCAATAAAAAAGTTGATACAAAACATTTTAAAGACATTGAAACGGTTTCAGATCTAAGAGATCTTATTGGTAAAGAAAACTTTGAAGATTAA